The following proteins are co-located in the Poecile atricapillus isolate bPoeAtr1 chromosome 20, bPoeAtr1.hap1, whole genome shotgun sequence genome:
- the ENTR1 gene encoding endosome-associated-trafficking regulator 1 has product MAAPPLPEPLPGAPAEPNPFSFCEFVRSKSLGGTQAAWPGPVVPAESGDEQEEEEEEEEEWSESYQPLAVEQAHLSAAPLPPGQPSYEQLKEENAVLRSKINKLQILSETQADKMRELEKKLEENKIKEEKEAQDLEAIVQHVEQNLQLMTKRAAKAENSAAKLRQENAQLQAELRNSRLENEALRAGQGLTAVKQNAEVALQHLLQVTTSSQASIRQLLSGAESLQLVADLLKSIDRISEVSEDGQ; this is encoded by the exons ATGGCGGCGCCGCCGCTGCCGGAGCCGCTGCCGGGGGCCCCGGCCGAGCCCAACCCCTTCTCCTTCTGCGAGTTCGTCCGCTCCAAGTCCCTCGGCGGCACGCAG GCGGCTTGGCCCGGGCCCGTCGTGCCCGCAGAGTCGGGGGacgagcaggaggaggaggaggaggaggaggaggaatggagCGAGAGCTACCAGCCGCTGGCCGTGGAGCAGGCCCACCTGAgcgcggccccgctcccccccgGGCAGCCGAGCTACGAGCAG ctAAAAGAAGAGAATGCTGTTTTAAGAAGCAAGATCAATAAGCTTCAGATTCTGTCTGAAACTCAAGCAGACAA aatgaGGGAGCTTGAGAAGAAGcttgaggaaaacaaaatcaaagaagaaaaagaagcacagGATTTGGAAGCAATAGTGCAGCATGTGGAGCAGAATCTCCAGCTGATGACT AAACGGGCTGCCAAAGCTGAGAACAGCGCTGCCAAACTGAGACAGGAAAATGCACAGCTCCAG GCTGAGCTGAGGAATTCCAGGCTGGAGAACGAGGCGCTGCGGGCGGGCCAGGGATTGACCGCGGTCAAGCAGAACGCAGAGGTGGCTctgcagcacctgctgcaggtcACAACCAGCTCCCAAGCATCCATCag GCAGCTGCTCTCTGGAGCAGAATCCCTGCAGCTCGTCGCTGATCTCCTGAAATCCATAGACAGAATCTCTGAGGTGTCAGAGGATGGACAGTGA